The Bernardetia litoralis DSM 6794 genome includes a window with the following:
- the hemC gene encoding hydroxymethylbilane synthase — protein sequence MAKTTIKIGTRNSQLAMWQAKHVQHLLESHGLATEIIAIETKGDKILHKAISKIGSKGVFTEELEDMLHTGKVDLAVHSAKDMASTLPNGLELIAYTQREKPHDVVVSYNSDFKLDAADKWLVGTSSTRRIAMLKHYHPNIRTTNMRGNLQTRMRKLEEGQCDALLLAYAGVHRMGFEDYIVEHLPLNEFTPQAGQGSMTIEVSNKISNELRETIRKIINDEQTEYCLLAERAYLKHLDGGCSIPSFVLAKLEGDMLQIDAGLISLSGKKIIRKSGKIHKDEGQKLAIELAQKVLEAGGDKILARIKSKN from the coding sequence TTGGCCAAAACAACTATCAAAATCGGAACAAGAAATAGTCAGCTTGCTATGTGGCAGGCAAAGCATGTACAACACTTGCTTGAATCACATGGTTTGGCTACTGAAATAATTGCTATCGAAACCAAAGGAGATAAAATTTTGCATAAAGCAATTTCCAAAATTGGTAGCAAAGGTGTTTTTACGGAAGAACTTGAAGACATGCTACACACAGGAAAGGTAGATTTGGCTGTGCATAGCGCAAAAGACATGGCTTCTACGCTTCCGAATGGTCTAGAATTGATAGCCTATACACAACGAGAAAAACCACATGATGTAGTAGTAAGTTATAATTCTGATTTTAAATTAGATGCTGCTGATAAATGGCTTGTAGGAACTTCTTCTACTCGTAGAATAGCTATGCTCAAACATTATCACCCAAATATCAGAACTACAAATATGCGTGGAAATCTTCAAACACGCATGAGAAAACTAGAAGAAGGACAATGTGATGCCTTGCTTTTAGCATATGCTGGTGTTCATAGAATGGGTTTTGAAGATTATATTGTAGAACATTTACCTCTAAATGAGTTTACTCCTCAAGCAGGACAAGGTTCAATGACGATTGAAGTTTCTAATAAAATAAGTAATGAACTTAGAGAAACCATTCGTAAGATTATCAATGATGAACAAACTGAATATTGCTTACTTGCCGAACGTGCTTATCTCAAGCATTTAGATGGTGGTTGTAGTATTCCTTCTTTTGTTTTGGCAAAATTAGAAGGCGATATGCTTCAAATAGATGCAGGTTTGATTAGTCTTAGTGGTAAAAAAATTATTCGTAAATCAGGTAAAATTCATAAAGATGAAGGTCAAAAACTAGCTATTGAACTAGCTCAAAAAGTTTTGGAAGCTGGTGGTGATAAAATATTAGCACGAATCAAAAGCAAAAATTAA
- a CDS encoding phosphatase PAP2 family protein has translation MIQKLCKLISYIFHPALMPVVGYLLFFFLLSNGEPFGKRQTILLSLIFLGTFVVPAFFLLTLRYTGFISSLNMEDRKERAIPFMFTTIFYTLLAYLMIKKVSFEIHVILLTGGVALSMCLTTLITLFHKTSVHTIGISGLLGFLFGFQAANTSLELLLPIVILFFLTGMVMSSRLYLKAHTPNEVWSGFLIGFGTCFGIVTMVL, from the coding sequence ATGATTCAAAAACTCTGCAAACTGATTTCTTATATTTTCCACCCTGCTTTGATGCCAGTTGTGGGATATTTGCTGTTTTTCTTTTTACTAAGTAATGGCGAGCCTTTTGGGAAGCGACAAACTATACTTTTAAGTCTTATTTTTTTAGGAACTTTTGTTGTTCCTGCTTTTTTCTTGCTAACACTGCGTTATACAGGTTTTATTTCTTCTCTGAATATGGAAGATAGAAAGGAAAGAGCTATTCCATTTATGTTTACTACTATTTTTTATACACTTCTTGCTTATTTAATGATAAAAAAAGTAAGTTTTGAAATTCATGTTATTCTGCTAACTGGTGGCGTTGCGCTTTCTATGTGCTTGACTACATTGATTACACTTTTTCATAAAACAAGTGTTCATACCATCGGAATTAGTGGACTTTTAGGTTTTTTGTTTGGTTTTCAAGCTGCTAATACTTCACTAGAATTACTTTTGCCTATTGTAATTTTATTTTTTCTTACAGGAATGGTAATGAGTTCAAGATTATACCTAAAAGCACATACACCGAATGAAGTTTGGAGTGGTTTTTTGATAGGATTTGGAACATGTTTTGGAATAGTAACAATGGTTTTATAA
- a CDS encoding DUF6913 domain-containing protein has translation MNNLLYPIKNYLVSRKNRKIRPSTSKHYTLPYKEAKTFGILLLIESSEDAKQISPIIEKLQKDNKKVEVILFQTKKVKEELSVPYRFFLVHPEQMDWNGNMDVVAVQKFISTEFDYLFCISNQHVALFERILLLSQAKCRVGAHIVGKEFLYEWMVFREEQNTIASLAKNMFSSISMLQNASPILT, from the coding sequence ATGAATAACCTGCTTTATCCTATAAAAAATTATTTGGTTAGTCGTAAGAACAGAAAAATTCGTCCTTCGACTTCCAAACATTATACTTTACCCTACAAAGAAGCAAAGACTTTTGGTATTTTATTGCTTATTGAAAGCTCAGAAGATGCCAAACAAATCAGTCCAATAATAGAAAAACTACAAAAAGATAATAAAAAAGTAGAAGTTATCTTATTTCAAACCAAAAAAGTAAAAGAAGAACTCAGTGTTCCTTATCGTTTTTTTTTAGTTCATCCAGAACAAATGGATTGGAACGGAAATATGGATGTAGTGGCAGTACAAAAATTTATTTCTACTGAATTTGATTATCTTTTTTGCATCAGTAATCAGCATGTAGCTCTTTTTGAAAGAATACTTTTACTTAGCCAAGCCAAATGTAGAGTGGGAGCGCATATTGTTGGAAAAGAATTTCTGTATGAATGGATGGTTTTTAGAGAAGAACAAAATACAATCGCTAGTTTGGCAAAAAATATGTTTAGTTCTATTAGTATGCTTCAAAATGCCAGCCCTATTTTAACTTAA
- a CDS encoding LytR/AlgR family response regulator transcription factor: MNCLIVDDDEFSRNVIKHFVNKTDSLTVLEETDNAADAFTIIKTKEVDIVFLDVEMPEMTGLDLMKTLDDMPQIILVTSRASYAVEAFEHNVTDYLVKPVNYARFLKAVGKAEANLKASNVTVENQDEVFIKADNKIVRLRLSDVYFIEALSDYVIINTDTRKYIIHSTMKGLEKKLPESDFIRVHRSYIVNFTKITSIEDTSVVMPSKTIPIGASYKTRFMKKLNLL, translated from the coding sequence ATGAATTGTTTAATTGTAGATGATGATGAGTTTTCACGCAACGTAATCAAGCATTTTGTCAATAAAACGGACAGCCTAACTGTTCTTGAAGAAACAGATAATGCTGCTGATGCTTTTACAATCATCAAAACAAAAGAAGTCGATATTGTTTTTTTGGATGTTGAGATGCCTGAAATGACAGGACTAGACCTCATGAAAACACTTGATGATATGCCACAAATTATTTTAGTTACTTCTCGTGCAAGCTATGCTGTTGAAGCCTTTGAACATAACGTAACTGATTATTTAGTAAAACCAGTGAATTATGCTCGTTTTTTGAAGGCAGTCGGAAAAGCAGAAGCCAATCTAAAAGCCTCAAATGTAACCGTAGAAAACCAAGACGAAGTATTTATAAAAGCTGATAATAAAATTGTTCGTTTGCGTTTGAGTGATGTTTATTTTATCGAAGCCTTATCGGATTATGTGATTATCAATACTGATACACGTAAATATATTATTCATTCGACAATGAAAGGCCTAGAAAAGAAATTACCTGAGTCTGACTTTATTCGTGTGCATCGTTCATATATTGTCAATTTCACAAAAATAACAAGCATTGAAGATACAAGTGTAGTAATGCCTAGCAAAACTATTCCTATTGGAGCTTCTTACAAGACTCGTTTTATGAAAAAATTGAATTTATTGTAA
- a CDS encoding riboflavin synthase: MFTGIIEEMGTLISIQKEGTNQIFEIESPISHELKIDQSIAHNGVCLTVTKVEENRHFVTAIEETLQKTDLSSWKEGSKLNLERCMPANGRFDGHIVQGHVDQTAICTNIIDENGSWRFYFEYEDKGNFTVQKGSICTNGVSLTIVDSESNQETQKGSFSVAIIPYTYENTNFHKLKVGDTINLEFDIVGKYMKLLFEKHFQSMKN, from the coding sequence ATGTTTACAGGAATTATTGAAGAAATGGGAACTCTTATTTCTATACAAAAAGAAGGCACAAATCAGATATTTGAGATAGAATCTCCTATTTCGCATGAATTAAAAATTGACCAAAGTATTGCACACAATGGCGTTTGTTTGACTGTTACGAAAGTAGAAGAAAACCGACATTTCGTAACTGCCATTGAGGAAACACTTCAAAAAACAGATTTGTCAAGCTGGAAAGAAGGTTCAAAATTAAATTTGGAACGTTGTATGCCTGCAAATGGTCGTTTTGATGGACATATTGTACAAGGGCACGTCGACCAAACGGCTATTTGCACTAATATAATTGATGAAAATGGAAGCTGGCGTTTTTATTTTGAATATGAAGACAAAGGAAATTTTACGGTTCAGAAAGGCTCAATTTGTACAAATGGTGTCAGCCTAACCATTGTAGATTCAGAGAGTAACCAAGAAACCCAAAAAGGTAGTTTTAGTGTTGCCATTATTCCCTATACGTATGAAAATACCAATTTTCACAAGCTCAAAGTAGGTGATACAATCAATCTTGAATTTGATATTGTTGGAAAATATATGAAATTGCTTTTTGAAAAACATTTTCAATCAATGAAAAATTAG
- a CDS encoding MORN repeat-containing protein — MNNLCIWLCLIFLFSAFSVSSTTNILTNTVDGDNLFKLIGKSKTDPLVRDFLNKLGEKDKSLSSNSIWTYPNNGMRIGFYKGDIIDKIMLYDNSYSVNETKFVAYSSKLPKHLSWRDTKSSTIIRLGKPSKYNSNYMEYDNLPVEVVFYYHGSRPKSRLRGVLLRFKNCISGDCQNGEGIYVERDGSRYEGEWKDGKRHGKGQLIYKNGVTKKGFWEAGNYKGQDFFASNGLYDLLGKHKSSEEVKSASNRQKDGYQQIRLAYDHFQYIFNNNKLRFYFNDYGVLYKVAVNKSGFGEVSHPLTEKVTPYSDQNYVAYIMGSPYKKYQYRTGSTWLYKDKQFDLRIRFDKNKIMDGIDVTVNGEDVLISAEQGSCKTGDCQNGFGELISESGRYLGKFKNAKFDGQGTMYYASGGYYKGSFSAGMREGRGTYIWSDNSKYIGNWKNNQKNGVGSMHYQNKSRYEGQWYQDQRHGRGSMYYPNGEHYIGDWSYNSQTGKGTLYKNNGEQQKGIWVNGRLKAAF, encoded by the coding sequence ATGAATAATTTATGTATTTGGCTGTGCCTTATTTTCTTGTTTTCTGCTTTTTCGGTTTCTTCTACAACAAATATATTAACTAATACTGTTGATGGAGATAATTTGTTCAAACTGATTGGTAAATCTAAAACAGACCCTTTAGTTAGAGATTTTTTGAATAAATTAGGAGAAAAAGATAAATCTCTTAGCTCAAATTCTATTTGGACATATCCTAATAATGGAATGCGAATTGGCTTTTATAAAGGAGATATTATTGATAAAATAATGCTTTATGATAATAGTTATTCTGTAAACGAAACCAAATTTGTAGCTTATTCTAGCAAACTTCCAAAACATTTATCTTGGAGAGATACAAAATCTTCTACCATCATAAGATTAGGAAAGCCTTCAAAATATAATTCTAATTATATGGAATATGATAATCTTCCTGTGGAAGTTGTTTTTTATTATCACGGCTCACGTCCAAAGTCAAGATTAAGAGGTGTATTATTACGATTCAAAAATTGTATTTCTGGAGATTGCCAAAATGGCGAAGGAATTTATGTAGAACGAGATGGCTCTCGTTATGAAGGCGAATGGAAAGATGGAAAAAGACACGGAAAAGGACAACTTATTTATAAAAATGGAGTAACAAAAAAAGGGTTTTGGGAAGCTGGAAATTATAAAGGACAAGATTTTTTTGCATCAAATGGTTTATATGATTTATTAGGAAAACACAAAAGTAGCGAAGAAGTAAAATCTGCCAGCAACAGACAAAAAGACGGTTATCAACAAATTCGTCTTGCTTATGACCATTTTCAATATATTTTTAATAATAACAAACTCCGTTTTTATTTTAATGATTATGGTGTTTTGTATAAAGTAGCTGTCAATAAATCAGGTTTTGGAGAGGTTTCTCATCCTCTGACTGAAAAAGTTACGCCTTATTCCGACCAAAATTATGTAGCTTATATTATGGGTTCACCTTACAAAAAATATCAATATCGAACAGGCTCAACTTGGCTTTATAAAGACAAGCAATTTGATTTAAGAATTCGTTTTGATAAAAATAAAATTATGGACGGAATAGATGTAACTGTTAATGGTGAAGATGTTTTAATAAGTGCCGAGCAAGGAAGTTGCAAAACGGGAGATTGTCAGAATGGTTTTGGAGAGCTTATTTCTGAATCGGGAAGATATCTAGGAAAGTTTAAAAATGCAAAATTTGATGGGCAAGGTACTATGTATTATGCTTCTGGTGGATATTATAAAGGCTCTTTTTCAGCAGGAATGCGTGAAGGACGAGGCACTTATATTTGGTCAGATAATAGTAAATACATAGGAAACTGGAAAAATAATCAAAAAAATGGGGTGGGTTCAATGCACTATCAAAACAAAAGCCGTTATGAAGGGCAATGGTATCAAGACCAACGCCACGGAAGAGGCTCAATGTATTATCCAAATGGCGAACATTACATTGGAGATTGGTCTTACAACTCACAAACTGGAAAAGGAACACTCTATAAAAATAATGGAGAACAACAAAAAGGAATTTGGGTAAATGGAAGACTAAAAGCAGCTTTTTAA
- a CDS encoding gliding motility-associated C-terminal domain-containing protein — protein sequence MKTFFLVIFATFFCNTLLYAQGEANTWLFADQSGINFNTNPPSYLSNPNRIANGTTFPEGSGGSGATISDSNGNLLFYTSGHKIWDRNHNLMLNGDLEGNNDGGINNAIIVKQPESNSIYYVFTFHNNYIDFTVFPPIIESGNRYHIVDMSKNGGLGEVISKDNLLENVVRGGNSVFAATSHCNGRDVWILSHEAYNNTQTLSSHLLTPTGLQTFAYSANCDVGLSNQMKFSPDGTRLFVTSYLTTDRLLDFDASTGIFSNPQVLYTNPSGTTYDFHSQGCEFSPDGTKLYVGQNKFSTPAHVPSDNNFQRRLLQYDMEASDIAASQTIVFDFPFEPATPPFPGGRPVSSNLGIGALQLAPNGTIYIAHNWFGTLSEIRNPNGSVATCDFVQYGFALLGTDYLHPSAATLPTFPTTVLFPPVEKPVLADVSGCSGISLDAGTGYDTYTWVLPDATTATGQTLVANQAGTYILEVTKNCFSAKDTVEVSFIGLPTLDLGLDKQICAGSSTILNAPSGFTSYTWTLPNSTTLNSQNLTATEAGTYSLSVTDACGTATDDIDVTILPNPTLDLGLDKQICAGASTILNAPSGFTSYEWTLPNSTTSNSQNLTATEAGTYSLSVTDACGTATDNIDVSILPNPTVDLGTDIEICAGASTILNAPSGFTSYTWTLPNSTTLNSQNLTATEAGTYSLTVSNSCGTATDDIDVVISPLPTVDLGLNKQICAGTSTILNAPSGFTSYTWVLPNNSVSNLQNITVSEAGVYKLTVTNSCGAATDEIKIQVAPNPSLDLGNDVFTCQNDTTLFAPLGFDSYNWILPNNTTSTTPTITANQAGNYILKVENNCGIAFDTVSVSFNQKPNVDLGIDTLLCQNENVIVSLPTDYNYLWFDTDTSKTRSFSNAGIYYFDIINECGAKRDSIIINNFVEPTVNLGEDKLLCEDEIIIISVNNPTNFPVLWSTGDTTNSIEINKKGTYSVQLFSNCQILVDSIQIDYKNKPNLTPQKDTILCQNENYFVEIDSTNQDVSIIWFDGNTFFSRFLNGESEYSYTLFNECGSVSDTFSIILPTNEELNINLGEDKILCRDENILLDATNENDNLTYLWNTGSTESQITVTEAGTYIVKASNLCTSKSDTIKINYIEELNTSIKLTQKDCGEAILNVNLKENETIKWNDGSIESEFIPTKSGVYEAQVTNDCESKIYSIEVKIINFDEEFPNVITPNDDGFNDAYVLPFEGAQIFVYDRWEKLVYRNDNYQNDWSPKNLTGGAYYLLIKHPCLDGNKKVVLSILK from the coding sequence ATGAAGACCTTTTTTTTAGTGATTTTTGCTACTTTTTTTTGTAACACCTTACTTTATGCACAAGGAGAGGCTAATACTTGGCTTTTTGCTGACCAAAGTGGAATAAATTTTAATACCAACCCTCCTTCTTATCTGTCCAATCCGAATAGAATTGCTAATGGAACTACTTTTCCAGAAGGTTCAGGTGGCAGTGGCGCTACTATTTCAGATAGCAATGGAAATCTTTTATTTTATACTAGTGGGCATAAGATATGGGACAGAAATCATAACCTAATGTTAAATGGCGATTTAGAGGGAAATAATGATGGTGGAATAAATAATGCTATTATTGTAAAGCAACCAGAAAGCAATTCTATTTATTATGTGTTTACGTTTCATAATAATTATATAGATTTCACCGTTTTTCCTCCTATCATAGAGAGTGGCAATCGCTATCATATAGTAGATATGAGTAAGAATGGAGGACTAGGAGAGGTAATCAGTAAAGATAATCTACTTGAAAATGTTGTTAGAGGAGGGAATTCGGTTTTTGCAGCCACTTCACATTGCAATGGTAGAGATGTTTGGATACTTTCACATGAAGCCTATAATAACACACAAACCCTCTCTTCACATCTTCTTACCCCTACTGGTTTACAAACCTTTGCCTATTCTGCGAATTGTGATGTAGGACTCAGTAATCAGATGAAGTTTTCTCCAGATGGTACTCGCTTATTTGTTACGTCTTATTTAACAACAGATAGACTCTTAGACTTTGATGCTAGTACAGGCATATTTTCTAATCCTCAAGTACTTTATACGAATCCTTCTGGAACTACGTATGATTTTCATTCACAAGGCTGTGAGTTTTCTCCAGATGGTACAAAATTGTATGTAGGTCAAAACAAATTTTCTACTCCTGCTCATGTTCCCTCTGACAACAACTTTCAAAGAAGATTACTACAGTACGATATGGAAGCAAGTGATATAGCAGCTTCTCAAACTATTGTTTTTGATTTCCCTTTTGAACCTGCTACACCTCCTTTCCCTGGAGGGCGACCTGTTTCTTCTAACTTAGGAATTGGAGCATTACAACTTGCTCCCAATGGCACAATTTACATTGCTCATAACTGGTTTGGCACGCTTAGTGAGATACGCAATCCAAATGGTAGTGTGGCTACATGTGATTTTGTGCAGTATGGATTTGCGCTTTTAGGTACAGATTACTTACATCCCTCTGCTGCTACTCTGCCTACTTTTCCTACTACTGTGCTTTTTCCTCCTGTCGAAAAGCCTGTGTTGGCTGATGTAAGTGGTTGCAGTGGTATATCACTAGATGCAGGTACTGGATATGACACTTACACATGGGTATTGCCTGATGCAACGACTGCCACAGGACAAACACTTGTAGCTAATCAAGCAGGAACTTATATTTTAGAAGTTACTAAGAATTGTTTTTCTGCAAAAGATACCGTTGAAGTTAGTTTTATTGGTTTGCCTACTTTGGATTTAGGGTTAGACAAACAAATTTGTGCAGGTTCTTCTACTATTTTGAACGCTCCAAGTGGATTTACTTCTTATACTTGGACTTTGCCAAACTCCACCACTTTAAACTCTCAAAATCTTACAGCAACAGAAGCAGGAACATATTCTTTAAGTGTTACAGATGCTTGTGGAACAGCAACAGATGATATTGATGTTACAATTTTGCCAAATCCGACATTAGATTTAGGTCTTGACAAACAAATCTGTGCAGGAGCTTCTACTATTTTGAATGCGCCAAGTGGATTTACTTCTTACGAATGGACATTACCAAATTCCACCACTTCAAATTCTCAAAATCTAACAGCAACAGAAGCAGGAACGTATTCTTTAAGTGTTACAGATGCTTGTGGAACGGCTACTGATAATATTGATGTAAGTATTTTACCAAATCCGACAGTAGATTTGGGAACTGATATTGAAATTTGTGCAGGAGCTTCTACTATTTTGAATGCGCCAAGTGGTTTTACTTCTTATACTTGGACTTTGCCAAATTCCACCACTTTAAACTCTCAAAATCTAACAGCAACAGAAGCAGGAACGTATTCTTTAACGGTTTCAAATTCCTGTGGAACGGCAACAGATGATATTGATGTCGTTATTTCGCCACTTCCAACGGTAGATTTGGGTCTTAACAAACAAATTTGTGCAGGAACTTCTACTATTTTGAATGCGCCAAGTGGATTTACTTCTTATACTTGGGTTTTGCCGAATAATTCCGTTTCAAACCTTCAAAATATTACTGTTTCAGAAGCTGGGGTTTACAAACTTACAGTTACAAATTCTTGTGGGGCTGCAACTGATGAAATAAAAATACAAGTTGCTCCAAATCCTTCTTTAGATTTAGGAAATGATGTTTTTACGTGTCAGAATGATACTACTTTGTTTGCTCCTTTGGGTTTTGATTCTTATAATTGGATATTGCCAAATAATACAACTTCTACAACTCCGACCATTACAGCAAATCAAGCAGGAAATTATATCTTAAAAGTAGAGAATAATTGTGGAATTGCTTTTGATACAGTTTCTGTTTCTTTCAATCAAAAACCGAATGTTGATTTAGGAATTGATACGCTTTTGTGTCAAAATGAAAATGTAATTGTTTCATTACCAACCGATTACAATTATTTATGGTTTGATACTGATACTTCAAAAACTCGTTCTTTTTCTAATGCAGGAATTTATTATTTTGATATAATCAATGAATGTGGCGCAAAAAGAGATTCTATAATCATCAATAATTTTGTAGAACCAACTGTAAATTTAGGAGAAGATAAGCTACTTTGTGAAGATGAAATAATTATAATTTCTGTAAATAATCCTACTAATTTTCCTGTTTTATGGAGTACTGGAGATACCACAAATAGTATAGAAATAAATAAAAAAGGTACATATTCAGTACAATTATTTTCTAACTGTCAAATTTTAGTTGATTCGATTCAAATAGATTACAAAAATAAACCAAATCTTACACCACAAAAAGACACGATTTTATGTCAAAATGAAAATTATTTTGTAGAAATTGATTCTACTAATCAAGATGTATCTATTATTTGGTTTGATGGAAATACTTTTTTTAGTCGTTTTTTAAATGGTGAATCTGAATATAGTTATACTTTATTTAATGAATGTGGAAGTGTAAGTGATACATTTTCTATAATTTTACCAACAAATGAAGAACTAAATATTAATTTGGGAGAAGATAAAATACTTTGTAGAGATGAAAATATTTTATTAGATGCGACAAACGAAAATGATAATTTGACGTACTTATGGAACACAGGAAGCACAGAATCTCAAATTACAGTTACAGAAGCAGGAACTTATATTGTAAAAGCGAGTAATTTATGTACTTCAAAAAGTGATACGATAAAAATAAATTACATAGAAGAACTAAATACAAGTATAAAATTAACTCAAAAAGATTGTGGAGAAGCTATTTTGAATGTAAATTTAAAAGAAAACGAAACCATAAAATGGAACGATGGAAGCATAGAATCTGAATTTATTCCTACAAAATCAGGAGTTTATGAAGCCCAAGTTACGAATGATTGTGAAAGTAAAATTTATTCTATTGAAGTAAAAATCATAAATTTTGACGAAGAATTTCCAAATGTAATCACTCCAAACGATGATGGTTTTAATGATGCTTATGTTTTGCCTTTTGAAGGCGCACAAATTTTTGTTTATGACCGTTGGGAAAAATTAGTTTACAGAAATGATAATTATCAAAATGACTGGTCTCCTAAAAATCTAACTGGAGGAGCATATTATTTACTTATAAAACATCCCTGTCTTGATGGAAATAAAAAAGTAGTGCTTTCTATTTTGAAGTAA